ATATTCATTTGCAATTTCAGCAATTTTACCAAAAACTACTATCCTATGCCATTCTGTTTTAACTCTATTTTCTCCTGTATTTTTATCTTTCCAAGTATCAGAAGTAGCTAAAACAATATTTACAACTGGATTACCATTAGGCATGTAACGTATTTCAGGATTTTTACCTACATTACCTATTAAAAGTACTTTATTAATACCACGTTTACTGGCCATTATGTTACTCCTTATATACAAAAAATAAATGAAATTATTAAATTTAAATTTTATTAATTAATAAACGTAATTTTTTGATAGCATTAGTTTCTAATTGACGTATTCTTTCTGCAGATATTCCATAGTTATTTGCTAAAGATTGTAGCGTTTGTTTATGATGTTGTTTATTTAACCATCTAGCATTAATAATATTACGACTACGTTGATCTAGTTGCTGAATTGCATAATATAATTTACGATAAATATATTTATTCCAATTATGTTGTTCAATTAATTTTGTAAAATTAGAGTGTGTATCTTTTAGAAAAATATTAGAAGTAAAATTATTTTGTTGCTTTATTAGTGGATGTGTTGTAATATCTTGTGCAGACATACGAGATTCCATTTCACATACATCCTTTACAGAAACTCCTAAAGTTTTTGCAACTATATTAATTTCATTTTTATGGAACCATCCTAATTTTTTTTTAGTTTTACGTAGATTAAAAAACAATTTTCTTTGTGATTTTGTCGTAGCAACTTTCACTATACGCCAATTACGTAATACATATTCATGTATTTCGGCTTTAATCCAATGTATAGCAAAAGAAACTAAACGTACACCAACATTAGGATTAAATTTTTTTACAGCTTTCATTAAACCGATATTACCTTCTTGAATAATATCAGCTTGTTGCAAACCATAACCAGTATAATGTTTAGCTATATGTATAACAAATCTTAAATGTGATAAAATTATTTTTTTTGCTGCTGCTATATCTTTTTTATAAAAAAAATTTCTAGATAAATATTGTTCTTCTTGTACAGTTAAAATTGGATAACTATTAGCAAGATATATATATGCTTCTAACGAACCTAACGAATGAGTATAAACTTGTGGAGTAAAAATATTTGCATTCATATAAAACCTCTCAGGAAATAAATATTTCTAATATATCTTAGAATTTTATTACAATAATGCTTTTAATTATTTATAAAAATAGTATTAATAAATTTTTTAGCATTAAATAAATGTAAATCTGTAATTTGTTCTCCTGTACCTATATATCTTATAGGAATTTTATAATCGTTAGATAAAGTTATAATTATACCTCCTTTAGCTGTACCATCCATTTTAGTTAATACAATACCTGTTATACCTATATGTTTGTGAAATTCTTTAAATTGATTTATAGCATTTTGTCCAATATGTGCATCTAATACTAACATAATTTCATGTGGTGCATGATTTTTTTTTTTTCTAATAATTTTTACATTTTTTTTTAATTCTTGCATTAAAGCAATATTATTATGTGCACGACCTGCAGTATCAATAATTAATATGTCAGCATTATTTTGTTGTGATTGTTGTATAGCATCATAAATTACAGCAGAACTATCAATTTTATTGTATTGTGGTATCATCATATTACTATAACTTTTTTGACTCCATAATTTTAATTGTTGACTGGCAGCTGCACGAAATGTATCTCCTGAAGCTAAAAAAACAGACCTATTTTGTTTATAAAAATAATATGCTAATTTACCTATAGTAGTCGTTTTACCAACACCATTAACACCTATAACTAATATGATATAAGGATTTTCATTTTTAATTATTAATGATTGCTCAACATGTATTAAAATCTTTAAAATTATTTGTTTAATATATAAATATAATTTATGATGATCATATATTTTATTTTTTTTAGAATATTGCATAACATTTTGCACTATGTTTCGCGTTGTATTGTAACTAATGTCTGATTGAATCAATATTTTTTCCAAATTATTAAAAAAATTTATATCAATAGTTTTATTTTTAGTGATAAAATGTATTAGATTTTCACCAATATTTTTACTAGCATCCCATATTTTTAATGTTAAATTTCGTAAAAAACTATTTTTTTTATTACAATTATCTTTTTTTATTATCATATTTATTTAAAATTATGCAAAGGAATAATAATATTATAATACATAATTATAAAAATATTATTTAAATAATTTATTAGAATAATATGTTTGGAGAAAATACTAAATTTTATGAAATATAATAGACATAATAAAATATATATTCTTGCTGGTAAATGGAAATATAAAAAAATTACTATACATAATACTCATATTAGACCAACTATGCATTTTATTCGTGAAACATTATTTAATTGGTTAATAAATGATATCTCTATGTTAAATTGTTTAGATTGTTTTGCTGGTTCCGGCATACTGAGTTTAGAAGCATTATCACGAAATGCATGTTCAGCAACTTTAATAGAAAATAATATTTTTCATTTCAAAAAATTACAACAAAATATATCATTATTTAAAAATATAAATATTAAATTAATTTATGGTCATACATTACATATATTATCTACAATATCACAAAAATTTAATTTAATATTTATAGATCCTCCTTTTAGTAAGGATAATTTTTTACTACAAACAACTTGTTTTTTGTTAGAAAAATATTGTTGTTTGAATAATAATGCATATATTTATCTTGAGTATATGACAAGTAGTAAGCCTGTTTTATTACCATATAATTGGATCCAATATCGTAAAAAAACATTTGGTTCGGTAACATATGCTTTGTATAAAAAATATACATGATACATTTTAGTATTATATTTTTTTTATAATACATATATAAGGCAACTTATTAGTTATTTTTTTGACCATACTAAATTTCATAAATTCACAAAAAGTTTGTATATCTAAAATAACTAAGTGATTATTAGTTTTAATTAATAAGGT
This region of Enterobacteriaceae endosymbiont of Macroplea appendiculata genomic DNA includes:
- the rpoH gene encoding RNA polymerase sigma factor RpoH codes for the protein MNANIFTPQVYTHSLGSLEAYIYLANSYPILTVQEEQYLSRNFFYKKDIAAAKKIILSHLRFVIHIAKHYTGYGLQQADIIQEGNIGLMKAVKKFNPNVGVRLVSFAIHWIKAEIHEYVLRNWRIVKVATTKSQRKLFFNLRKTKKKLGWFHKNEINIVAKTLGVSVKDVCEMESRMSAQDITTHPLIKQQNNFTSNIFLKDTHSNFTKLIEQHNWNKYIYRKLYYAIQQLDQRSRNIINARWLNKQHHKQTLQSLANNYGISAERIRQLETNAIKKLRLLINKI
- the ftsY gene encoding signal recognition particle-docking protein FtsY, producing MIIKKDNCNKKNSFLRNLTLKIWDASKNIGENLIHFITKNKTIDINFFNNLEKILIQSDISYNTTRNIVQNVMQYSKKNKIYDHHKLYLYIKQIILKILIHVEQSLIIKNENPYIILVIGVNGVGKTTTIGKLAYYFYKQNRSVFLASGDTFRAAASQQLKLWSQKSYSNMMIPQYNKIDSSAVIYDAIQQSQQNNADILIIDTAGRAHNNIALMQELKKNVKIIRKKKNHAPHEIMLVLDAHIGQNAINQFKEFHKHIGITGIVLTKMDGTAKGGIIITLSNDYKIPIRYIGTGEQITDLHLFNAKKFINTIFINN
- a CDS encoding sulfurtransferase TusA family protein gives rise to the protein MFKAKQQFYLNLTNIKCPYTLVKIKKITSTMKYGETLLIKTNNHLVILDIQTFCEFMKFSMVKKITNKLPYICIIKKI
- the rsmD gene encoding 16S rRNA (guanine(966)-N(2))-methyltransferase RsmD, which encodes MKYNRHNKIYILAGKWKYKKITIHNTHIRPTMHFIRETLFNWLINDISMLNCLDCFAGSGILSLEALSRNACSATLIENNIFHFKKLQQNISLFKNINIKLIYGHTLHILSTISQKFNLIFIDPPFSKDNFLLQTTCFLLEKYCCLNNNAYIYLEYMTSSKPVLLPYNWIQYRKKTFGSVTYALYKKYT